Proteins co-encoded in one Capnocytophaga ochracea DSM 7271 genomic window:
- a CDS encoding tyrosine-type recombinase/integrase codes for MFFYLKEPNGDKDTIIIIQYYIVDEKKLFKYSTGEYVHPNDWDFNARMPKSRKGADGVRLRKIAAHIMQYNDFLVTLIDNYKLNGEKITREKLKNAFDAKFKPERVTNGFEYFTDFASDFVSSIKGTINKNTGKEYSKARVYIYNQSRNALINFENYSNKRIKIDEYNAQLNDEFVAFCMNEKKYSANTIGELVSGIKVLLRKAKEKGYTIANDLDNFTKTKEESVSVALSEKEIERLVAFDFSKDKRLENTRDLMILGLWTGLRVSDVMALPAIDPDSKFIEVEPQKTHNTSGAKVVIPLHHHIKEMIRKRGMPTPLNSVVFNSNIKEVCRLVGFNDIVEGSLMNPKTRRKERGVFEKWQLISSHTCRRSFATNLYLMNFPTLSIMKITGHTTEASFLKYIKVTPKEHAEKLLAHWEAYYKDKEKAPN; via the coding sequence ATGTTTTTCTATCTCAAAGAGCCTAATGGCGACAAAGATACAATAATTATCATTCAGTATTACATTGTTGATGAAAAAAAATTGTTCAAGTATTCGACGGGTGAATATGTTCACCCTAACGATTGGGACTTTAACGCTCGTATGCCAAAGAGTCGCAAGGGTGCTGACGGGGTAAGGTTGCGAAAGATAGCCGCGCATATTATGCAGTATAACGACTTCCTTGTTACCCTCATTGATAATTACAAATTGAATGGTGAGAAGATAACAAGAGAAAAATTAAAGAACGCTTTTGACGCTAAATTCAAACCTGAGAGGGTAACTAATGGATTTGAGTACTTCACAGATTTTGCAAGTGATTTTGTTTCTTCTATTAAGGGAACGATTAATAAGAATACTGGCAAGGAATACAGTAAGGCTCGTGTTTACATTTACAACCAATCACGTAATGCTTTGATTAATTTTGAAAATTACTCTAACAAACGAATTAAAATTGATGAGTATAACGCTCAACTGAATGATGAGTTTGTAGCGTTTTGTATGAACGAAAAGAAGTACTCGGCTAATACAATAGGCGAATTGGTTTCGGGTATCAAGGTATTGTTAAGAAAGGCAAAAGAAAAGGGGTATACAATCGCTAACGATTTAGACAACTTCACTAAAACAAAGGAGGAAAGTGTATCAGTAGCACTATCAGAGAAAGAAATTGAAAGGTTGGTGGCGTTTGACTTTTCTAAGGATAAGAGGTTAGAGAATACACGAGATTTGATGATTTTAGGACTTTGGACGGGGTTACGTGTGTCGGATGTTATGGCACTGCCAGCAATTGACCCTGATAGTAAGTTTATTGAGGTTGAACCTCAGAAAACACATAATACTTCGGGGGCAAAGGTTGTAATACCACTTCATCACCATATTAAGGAAATGATAAGAAAGCGAGGAATGCCTACACCTTTGAACAGTGTAGTATTTAATAGCAATATTAAAGAAGTGTGCAGATTAGTAGGATTTAATGATATAGTGGAAGGCTCATTGATGAATCCAAAAACGAGAAGAAAGGAGCGAGGAGTATTCGAGAAATGGCAATTAATAAGTTCGCATACTTGTAGGCGTTCGTTTGCAACTAATTTATATCTGATGAATTTTCCAACACTTTCGATAATGAAGATAACAGGACACACAACGGAGGCGAGTTTTTTAAAGTATATCAAAGTAACGCCCAAAGAGCACGCTGAAAAGTTATTAGCACACTGGGAAGCGTATTATAAGGATAAAGAAAAAGCACCTAATTAG
- a CDS encoding helix-turn-helix domain-containing protein produces the protein MDIQFIQITPVELKELIQETIKCAFREFAKDFQPKEPTEYLTRKEVVKMLNINMSTLHHWTKQGKLKAYSIGARIYYKRHEVDEALETFK, from the coding sequence ATGGATATTCAATTTATTCAAATCACACCCGTAGAGTTAAAAGAACTCATTCAAGAAACAATTAAATGTGCATTTAGAGAGTTTGCAAAAGACTTTCAGCCAAAAGAACCAACGGAGTACCTAACACGCAAAGAGGTGGTAAAAATGCTCAATATTAATATGAGTACTTTGCACCATTGGACGAAGCAAGGGAAGTTAAAAGCGTACAGTATAGGTGCGCGTATATACTACAAACGGCACGAGGTAGATGAAGCGTTGGAAACGTTTAAGTAA
- a CDS encoding MFS transporter — translation MEHQNQQNKSYALPIAMMFALFFMISFVTGLQNPFGVIVKNQFMASNLESQLGNLANFIAYAFMGIPAGLMLQRIGYKKTALTAIAVGFVGVCITFLSGNMGSFGVYLTGAFISGFSMCMLNVVVNPMLNTLGGGGKRGNQLLQFGGAINSIGATIVPVLVGYLIGTISAGTSIADANPALFLAMGIFALAFIVLALIQIPEPHAAVKQKDVTDKHSPLSFRHFILGAIAIFLYVGIEVGIPNIANLFMTSSPEMNGLAIDTTIAGSVVGTYWFLMFIGRLTGGSLGAKFSSKGMLTFVSSLGILFVILAILIPETQMVNMPVFKSDISFGLAEVPISIMFLILCGLCTSVMWGGIFNLATEGLGKYTAAASGIFMAMVCGGGILPAIQGWAADAFGYIQSYWVIVLALLFLLYYALVGSKNVNTDINVD, via the coding sequence ATGGAACACCAAAATCAACAAAACAAAAGTTACGCATTACCCATTGCGATGATGTTCGCCTTATTCTTTATGATATCATTCGTAACGGGCTTACAAAACCCTTTCGGGGTAATTGTAAAAAACCAATTTATGGCAAGCAACCTCGAATCACAATTGGGGAACCTAGCCAACTTTATCGCTTATGCCTTTATGGGGATTCCCGCAGGACTAATGCTACAACGCATCGGTTATAAGAAAACTGCTTTAACAGCTATTGCCGTAGGCTTCGTTGGCGTTTGTATTACTTTCCTTTCAGGTAATATGGGTAGCTTTGGAGTATACCTCACTGGGGCATTTATCTCAGGCTTCTCTATGTGTATGCTGAACGTGGTAGTAAACCCAATGCTCAACACCCTCGGTGGTGGTGGCAAACGCGGTAACCAACTCTTGCAATTCGGAGGCGCTATCAACTCTATCGGGGCAACTATCGTGCCCGTATTAGTAGGGTACCTCATTGGTACTATCAGTGCCGGTACTTCTATTGCCGATGCCAACCCTGCCCTCTTCTTAGCAATGGGTATCTTCGCTTTGGCATTTATTGTACTTGCCCTAATTCAAATACCCGAACCTCACGCAGCGGTAAAACAAAAAGATGTAACCGATAAACACAGTCCACTATCTTTCCGCCACTTTATATTAGGAGCGATAGCTATCTTCCTTTACGTAGGGATTGAAGTAGGAATTCCCAACATTGCAAACCTTTTTATGACCAGTAGTCCAGAAATGAACGGCTTAGCAATAGATACCACTATTGCAGGTTCAGTAGTAGGTACCTATTGGTTCCTGATGTTCATCGGTCGTCTTACCGGAGGTTCATTAGGAGCGAAGTTTTCAAGCAAAGGAATGCTTACTTTTGTATCTTCCTTAGGAATTCTTTTTGTTATCTTAGCTATATTAATACCCGAAACACAAATGGTAAATATGCCTGTGTTCAAATCTGATATTTCTTTTGGGTTAGCCGAAGTGCCAATAAGCATAATGTTCCTCATTCTTTGTGGCTTGTGTACCTCAGTAATGTGGGGAGGTATTTTTAACCTCGCTACCGAAGGTTTGGGTAAATATACAGCCGCTGCCTCAGGTATCTTTATGGCGATGGTATGCGGGGGTGGTATTTTGCCAGCTATCCAAGGTTGGGCTGCCGATGCTTTTGGTTATATCCAAAGTTACTGGGTAATCGTATTAGCATTGCTATTCCTCTTGTATTATGCCCTCGTAGGTAGTAAAAATGTAAATACCGATATCAACGTAGATTAA